The Paramormyrops kingsleyae isolate MSU_618 chromosome 23, PKINGS_0.4, whole genome shotgun sequence sequence gtattggatgtttgctgcaaatactggggtgactttaagagaggttttgaaatggctaagccgACGCATTTTTACAGACgtaatgacatttttatatcaatttcatttaaacataattttctttgactgcctaagacaaCTGCACAGTACTTTATCATAGCGTGCTATCTTTATAAATCTGACTTAATGTACATTACAATGCACGTCTTCAACGAGTGCAGTACTGCAGATAAATCATTTCATGTGACTTGTGGTAATCATGACAAAATGAGGAAATGGTAAAATCCTGACACAGACATCAGCACTTTGATGTTGAAATCAAAGTGAAATAAAGTCATATGATATATTTTCAGTATCCAGTATATATCAGTAtgatctttttgttttttccttctttGAGTATGACTAGCTGGAACGCTGTATTACTAAATCCTGTAACCAAGTAGCATCTCTAACCATTGAATGCCGGTTAGATATAGATTCCACATGACAATTTACTGttttgtggatggatggatggatggatggatggatggatggatggagagttGACAATACATTCAGTGCAATGGGGTTAGTACAGTATTACGTTTCATGTACTTGTGGCTGCAGGCAGTTTGCTGCCCGGACCTGTCTCACTGCTGCCCCGAGGGCTTCCAGTGCAACATGCAGACTCAGATGTGTGAGAAGTCGGGGCTGCAGGCCACGGCTCCAATGCTGATGAAGGTGCAGGCAGAAGAGCCCAGCATCCCCCTTGTTCCCCTGGGCTGTGCCtctgctggaggagaagcagtgaTCCAATGTACGGAGCAAGGGCTGAGTTCAGGAGACGAGGAACTGCAGGCGCAGATGGCCCTGAGTCCGGCCCTCTCTGGCCTGCCGCAGTCCTCCATCATTATCTGCGACATGCATTTCTTCTGCCCCACTGGTAACACGTGCTGCCAGGGCCCAACTGGACAGTGGGGCTGCTGTCCATATTCACTGGTAAAGATCAAA is a genomic window containing:
- the LOC111843974 gene encoding progranulin-like, translated to MLGAAALVLLMAGLSVSLNCPDGKYCPDTSTCCKSERGYGCCPYPHAVCCPDLSHCCPEGFQCNMQTQMCEKSGLQATAPMLMKVQAEEPSIPLVPLGCASAGGEAVIQCTEQGLSSGDEELQAQMALSPALSGLPQSSIIICDMHFFCPTGNTCCQGPTGQWGCCPYSLGQCCKDGRHCCEYGFRCDWTSLKCTKGYLQFPSAHREAQPV